The Xenorhabdus doucetiae genome has a window encoding:
- a CDS encoding phage tail-collar fiber domain-containing protein, with protein MSSVITLDFEKWKAQQVAAGNAVILDEFIFANVPGLDPSQDISRSEQLPAAQYIVHRQAVNKTGACQ; from the coding sequence ATGTCCTCAGTGATTACCTTGGACTTTGAAAAATGGAAAGCGCAACAAGTCGCTGCCGGAAACGCAGTAATACTGGACGAGTTTATTTTTGCTAATGTGCCGGGTTTAGATCCGTCTCAGGATATTAGCCGCAGTGAGCAACTGCCTGCCGCGCAATATATCGTACACCGTCAGGCGGTGAATAAAACCGGGGCTTGCCAGTGA
- a CDS encoding phage tail protein, with the protein MAEFRERLARLALPSWMNKGEPAKLLQAARVFWLGVYDWLKWPLAQLDAETCSEALLSVLAYQRDIQRFNGEPLPLFRKRVKYAFINAKDAGSVAGFIAIFDRLGVGYVELLERQPGIDWDVIILRLSDGQIAANPDLLMNIIRQYGRTCRRYRFEVIAKNQLLMRAGSVGADYCCYAAAMPTQPLLLRVGHIAGVAVCDHASLKENTAPNVTYGASL; encoded by the coding sequence ATGGCTGAGTTCCGGGAACGTCTCGCCCGGCTGGCGTTGCCCTCATGGATGAACAAGGGCGAACCCGCCAAGTTATTGCAGGCGGCGCGGGTATTCTGGTTGGGCGTGTATGACTGGTTAAAGTGGCCGTTAGCCCAACTGGACGCCGAAACCTGTTCAGAGGCGCTGTTGTCGGTGCTGGCGTACCAGCGGGATATCCAGCGCTTTAACGGTGAACCGCTGCCGTTGTTTCGCAAGCGGGTGAAATACGCCTTTATCAATGCCAAAGACGCGGGCAGCGTGGCAGGTTTCATTGCCATCTTTGATCGGCTGGGCGTGGGCTATGTCGAATTGCTGGAGCGCCAGCCGGGCATTGACTGGGATGTGATTATCCTGCGCCTCAGCGACGGCCAGATAGCCGCCAATCCCGATTTGCTGATGAATATCATCCGCCAGTATGGCCGCACCTGCCGCCGCTACCGTTTTGAGGTGATCGCCAAAAATCAATTGCTGATGCGGGCAGGCAGCGTGGGGGCAGACTATTGCTGTTATGCCGCTGCCATGCCGACCCAGCCGTTATTGTTAAGAGTCGGCCATATCGCGGGCGTTGCCGTCTGTGACCATGCCAGCCTCAAGGAAAATACCGCACCGAATGTCACTTACGGTGCTTCATTATAA
- a CDS encoding baseplate J/gp47 family protein, with the protein METKPSIDYEKVLRDSGMPTTEADISAAFTKVVDDAGLVTNTSRMSPFWRLVNTLVTRPVLWLKEALINVTLKNMYLATASGSWLDMFAWGVNLKRKQATAAQGVIRFYKAAGASAVMVPAGTVVQTERINGEIYRVSTTESVVIAEGVTSALLPVAAELAGGAFNLASGYFRLLPVAVSGIERVQNEEGWLLTPGADAESDDDLRDRCRNQYNLVGNYHTDAVYRGMIASRVGLSIDRIFFLHDAPRGAGTANAYLLLDSGVISQPFINAVNDYISNQGHHGHGDDMQCLPMPETHHVLTVTLFVVNLANYSQEQIDTLKTDAGNLIRCAFRENTDYPVKKTWPYSRFSFSNLGREIHREFSEVESLTFSLGDILSELSVPRLQSLTVEVKNG; encoded by the coding sequence ATGGAAACTAAACCGTCGATTGATTACGAAAAGGTACTGCGTGACAGCGGGATGCCGACCACGGAAGCCGATATCAGCGCCGCCTTTACCAAGGTTGTGGATGACGCCGGGTTAGTCACCAATACCTCGCGCATGTCCCCGTTCTGGCGGCTGGTCAACACCCTCGTGACGCGCCCGGTGTTGTGGCTGAAAGAGGCGTTAATCAACGTCACCCTGAAAAATATGTATCTGGCGACGGCATCGGGATCATGGCTGGATATGTTTGCATGGGGCGTCAACCTGAAACGCAAGCAGGCAACCGCCGCGCAGGGGGTGATCCGTTTCTACAAGGCGGCGGGAGCCTCGGCGGTGATGGTGCCTGCCGGAACGGTTGTCCAGACTGAGCGCATTAATGGCGAAATCTACCGGGTCAGCACCACGGAAAGCGTGGTGATAGCCGAAGGTGTCACCAGTGCCTTGCTGCCTGTGGCCGCAGAATTGGCAGGCGGTGCCTTTAACTTGGCATCCGGCTATTTCCGGCTCCTGCCTGTGGCAGTGTCCGGCATTGAGCGGGTACAAAATGAAGAAGGCTGGCTGTTAACGCCCGGCGCGGATGCCGAGTCCGATGATGATTTGCGTGACCGTTGCCGCAACCAATATAACCTGGTGGGAAACTACCACACCGATGCCGTTTATCGAGGCATGATAGCCAGCCGCGTGGGCTTGAGTATTGACCGCATCTTCTTTTTGCATGATGCGCCCCGTGGGGCAGGCACGGCCAATGCTTACCTGTTGCTGGATTCGGGCGTCATTAGCCAGCCGTTTATCAATGCGGTGAATGATTACATCAGCAATCAGGGGCATCACGGGCACGGGGATGATATGCAGTGCCTGCCGATGCCGGAAACCCATCATGTACTGACAGTAACGCTGTTTGTAGTGAATCTGGCGAACTACAGTCAGGAACAGATAGACACATTAAAAACCGATGCCGGCAACCTGATCCGCTGCGCCTTTCGGGAAAATACCGACTATCCGGTGAAGAAAACGTGGCCGTACTCGCGTTTTTCCTTTTCCAACTTGGGACGGGAGATCCATCGCGAGTTCAGCGAGGTGGAATCACTGACCTTTTCATTGGGTGACATTCTCAGTGAACTGAGTGTGCCGCGCCTGCAATCGCTCACGGTGGAGGTGAAAAATGGCTGA
- a CDS encoding DUF2590 family protein: MDEPKYIDLLITKGNFTLNSGNEPRFCHNRFSVGQDCVHAIMESGLATELVAERSPTLRADIRTQIEILVEDDERIIPGTVIINEETPTQLWITAETYDFGRLNVSVGHGN; the protein is encoded by the coding sequence ATGGATGAGCCGAAATACATTGATTTATTGATAACCAAGGGCAACTTTACCCTGAACTCCGGGAATGAGCCGCGTTTTTGCCACAATCGCTTTTCTGTCGGTCAGGATTGTGTGCACGCCATTATGGAAAGTGGCCTTGCAACCGAACTGGTCGCAGAGCGCAGCCCGACCCTGCGCGCGGATATTCGCACCCAGATAGAAATTTTGGTTGAAGATGACGAAAGGATTATTCCGGGCACGGTCATCATTAACGAAGAGACGCCAACCCAGTTATGGATCACGGCGGAAACTTATGATTTTGGCCGCCTGAATGTGAGTGTGGGGCATGGAAACTAA
- a CDS encoding phage tail tape measure protein: MSNELDFTLSLIDKITKPLASVKASVAGFAEASQDAFGKLAIGGAGLAASFWSIKGFLDPAIEMEEALQTASLQGIDSNVMDKVAKDAMTFSSRYGKSSIEFVQSASAISKAIGSLSQNDLPQMTHIVNTTAAALKSSAEDASTYMGQMFAQFSSHAKDVGHLQFAEELAGKAVLMSKTFGTSMTDIADLMEGARAAGTNFGIGIDEQLAVLGELQRSLGSESSGAYESFITTAEAGGKKLGLSFVNASGKLLSMPEMLEKLQAKYGKSIEGNLKAQAEIDEAFGDSAVVIKQLYGNVDVLRKNMTALGANDGMKRTREMAERMANPWERLEAIWQNIRIAIGSTLLPVIKPLVNQMADASQTLVRWLKLFPNIARWVGYISLGILSFAAAGALANIVMGVSRFIWLGLIPLWNTGAFMFSLLTGKMNVMSTTSTKLASLLTRLRASLVMTQIASWATAAGFTAMAWPVLAIIAVIAALVIAVIKFWQPIKAFIKGFMQGFSEAGSSLAPLSPAFDAIGAAMGFVWEGVKSLFGWFAKLLSPIQYTDEELQGVTEAGSSFGRIVAGAIGLMMMPFNLVIQVIGTLIQAFQRAGQLIRQGWDALWNWVGSFSLVDTLSGMADSVGDLFSGLWDSIKASFGEAYNWIIEKLNYIPGINIETKAIEGAVSTPKSVVQPSVDNQQVAASIITGGQLKGINKGGLSQNLNSHKQTSIDNSRRIENVTVKVNGSITPEQLTEWEQVAYG, from the coding sequence ATGAGTAACGAATTAGATTTTACCTTAAGTCTGATTGATAAAATCACCAAACCCCTTGCCAGTGTCAAAGCGTCGGTCGCGGGGTTTGCCGAGGCCTCACAGGATGCTTTCGGCAAGCTGGCCATCGGCGGGGCGGGGTTGGCCGCTTCGTTCTGGTCAATCAAGGGCTTTCTTGATCCGGCCATTGAAATGGAAGAAGCACTGCAAACCGCCTCCTTGCAGGGAATTGACAGCAATGTAATGGATAAGGTGGCGAAAGATGCCATGACCTTTAGTTCCCGCTATGGCAAATCGTCGATAGAGTTTGTGCAATCGGCGTCAGCCATCAGCAAGGCCATTGGCAGCCTGTCACAAAATGACCTGCCGCAGATGACCCATATCGTGAACACCACGGCCGCCGCCCTGAAAAGCAGTGCCGAGGATGCCAGCACGTATATGGGGCAGATGTTTGCCCAGTTCTCCAGCCATGCAAAAGACGTCGGGCACCTGCAATTTGCCGAAGAGTTGGCAGGCAAGGCGGTGTTGATGTCGAAAACCTTCGGCACTTCCATGACCGATATTGCCGATTTGATGGAGGGTGCCCGCGCAGCCGGGACAAACTTTGGTATCGGTATTGATGAACAGTTGGCGGTCTTGGGGGAATTGCAACGCTCGCTGGGTTCAGAATCCAGCGGGGCGTATGAGTCCTTTATCACCACGGCGGAAGCTGGCGGGAAGAAACTGGGGTTAAGTTTCGTTAATGCGTCGGGCAAATTGCTGTCCATGCCGGAAATGCTGGAGAAGCTACAGGCCAAATACGGCAAGAGCATTGAAGGGAACCTGAAAGCACAGGCAGAGATTGATGAAGCCTTTGGGGATTCCGCCGTGGTCATTAAACAGCTTTACGGCAATGTTGATGTGCTGCGCAAAAACATGACGGCACTCGGTGCCAATGACGGCATGAAGCGCACCCGCGAGATGGCCGAACGGATGGCGAACCCGTGGGAACGGCTGGAAGCGATTTGGCAGAATATCCGCATTGCCATTGGTTCAACCCTGCTGCCGGTGATTAAGCCGTTGGTCAATCAGATGGCGGATGCCAGTCAGACACTGGTGCGCTGGCTAAAACTGTTTCCTAATATCGCGCGTTGGGTCGGTTATATCTCGCTCGGTATCCTGAGCTTTGCCGCCGCAGGGGCGCTAGCCAATATCGTCATGGGGGTGTCCCGCTTTATCTGGCTGGGTTTAATTCCCTTGTGGAACACGGGGGCGTTTATGTTTTCCCTGTTGACGGGAAAAATGAACGTCATGTCAACAACCAGTACAAAATTAGCCAGCCTGTTAACGCGCCTGCGCGCCAGTCTGGTTATGACCCAGATAGCCTCTTGGGCAACGGCGGCCGGGTTTACGGCCATGGCATGGCCTGTGTTGGCGATCATTGCGGTGATTGCGGCGTTGGTGATTGCGGTCATTAAATTCTGGCAACCGATTAAGGCCTTTATTAAAGGGTTTATGCAGGGGTTCAGCGAGGCGGGCAGTTCGCTTGCCCCGTTGTCACCGGCTTTTGATGCCATAGGCGCGGCCATGGGGTTTGTCTGGGAGGGGGTTAAAAGCCTGTTCGGCTGGTTCGCCAAGTTACTGTCGCCGATCCAATACACTGATGAAGAGTTACAGGGAGTGACTGAGGCGGGCAGTTCGTTTGGCCGCATTGTGGCGGGTGCCATTGGCCTGATGATGATGCCGTTTAATCTGGTGATTCAGGTGATTGGCACGCTGATACAGGCGTTTCAACGTGCCGGGCAGTTGATTAGGCAGGGCTGGGATGCGCTGTGGAACTGGGTTGGCAGCTTTTCACTGGTGGATACTTTGTCCGGCATGGCGGACAGTGTCGGTGATCTGTTCAGTGGCTTATGGGACAGCATTAAAGCCTCATTCGGGGAAGCCTATAACTGGATTATCGAGAAGTTAAATTATATTCCGGGCATCAACATTGAAACCAAGGCCATTGAGGGCGCAGTTTCAACCCCTAAATCGGTTGTCCAGCCCTCCGTGGATAATCAGCAGGTGGCGGCGTCCATCATTACAGGCGGGCAACTGAAAGGCATCAACAAGGGCGGGCTGAGTCAGAACCTGAACAGTCATAAACAGACGTCAATTGATAACAGCCGCCGGATTGAAAACGTGACCGTCAAGGTCAACGGCAGCATCACACCGGAACAATTAACGGAATGGGAGCAGGTGGCTTATGGATGA
- a CDS encoding DUF6890 family protein encodes MGNRNKKLNARVRAIDNSLFEQALILRRHYLPNEPDNTESLARAIWLDNRYWEYTRVSTANGIALAFKGEA; translated from the coding sequence ATTGGAAATCGAAATAAAAAACTAAATGCGCGGGTCAGGGCGATTGATAATAGCTTATTCGAACAGGCATTAATATTACGCCGCCACTATTTACCGAATGAGCCGGATAATACCGAAAGTTTAGCCCGTGCTATTTGGCTGGATAACCGTTATTGGGAATATACGCGCGTGTCAACCGCCAATGGCATTGCGCTGGCATTTAAGGGTGAAGCATGA
- a CDS encoding putative phage tail assembly chaperone, whose amino-acid sequence MKENKIITLIIGEKEINFEPNIIAYNSMINDMTMDNKIVPIVAYLRRIVQPASKAALDELLQIPGAAMQIVERVNSEYAPKLEIEIKN is encoded by the coding sequence ATGAAAGAAAATAAAATCATTACCTTAATTATCGGCGAAAAAGAAATAAACTTTGAACCGAATATTATTGCCTATAACAGCATGATTAATGATATGACGATGGATAATAAGATTGTTCCCATTGTCGCTTATTTACGTCGCATTGTGCAGCCTGCCTCAAAAGCGGCGCTGGATGAACTCCTGCAAATCCCCGGCGCAGCCATGCAGATTGTCGAGCGCGTGAATTCGGAATATGCGCCTAAATTGGAAATCGAAATAAAAAACTAA